The Stigmatopora argus isolate UIUO_Sarg chromosome 16, RoL_Sarg_1.0, whole genome shotgun sequence genome has a window encoding:
- the surf4 gene encoding surfeit locus protein 4 isoform X1: MQTVPISGKPGNSRYQEFLRVTKQYLPHLARLCLISTFLEDGIRMWFQWSDQRDYIEVTWNSGYFLATCFVLINLLGQLGGCILILSRNFVQHACFGLFGIIALQTIGYSILWDIKFLMRNLALGGGLLLLLAESRSEGKSMFAGVPSMGESSPKQYMQLGGRILLVLMFMSLVHFDTSLLSILQNVVGTALIILVAIGFKTKLAALTLVVWLLAMNVYFNAFWNIPAYKPMHDFLKYDFFQTTSVIGGLLLVVALGPGGVSMDEKKKEW; the protein is encoded by the exons ATGCAGACGGTGCCGATAAGTGGGAAGCCAGGTAATAGCCGGTATCAAGAG TTCCTGCGGGTGACCAAACAATACCTGCCTCATCTGGCACGCCTGTGCCTTATTAGCACCTTCTTGGAAGATGGCATCCGCATGTGGTTCCAGTGGAGCGACCAGCGGGATTATATTGAGGTCACATGGAACTCTGGTTACTTCCTGGCGACCTGCTTTGTGCTTATTAATCTATTAGGCCAGCTAG GTGGCTGCATCCTTATCCTGAGTAGAAATTTTGTACAACATGCCTGTTTTGGATTATTTGGCATCATAGCGCTACAG ACTATTGGCTACAGCATTTTATGGGATATAAAGTTTTTGATGAG AAACCTGGCCCTGGGCGGTGGTCTCCTGCTGCTGCTGGCCGAGTCGCGCTCGGAAGGGAAGAGCATGTTTGCTGGAGTGCCGTCCATGGGCGAGAGTTCGCCCAAGCAGTACATGCAGCTGGGGGGCCGCATCCTGCTGGTTCTCATGTTCATGTCTCTTGTCCATTTTGACACAAGCCTTTTGTCC ATCCTGCAAAACGTGGTGGGCACCGCCCTCATCATTTTGGTGGCTATTGGCTTCAAGACCAAGCTGGCGGCGCTCACCCTGGTCGTGTGGCTGCTCGCCATGAACGTCTACTTCAACGCCTTCTGGAACATCCCCGCCTACAAGCCCATGCACGACTTCCTCAAGTACGACTTCTTCCAAACCACGTCTGTCATCGGCGGCTTGCTGTTGGTGGTGGCCCTCGGGCCTGGCGGTGTGTCCAtggacgagaaaaaaaaagagtggtaG
- the surf4 gene encoding surfeit locus protein 4 isoform X2 — protein MGQEDLMSTAEDVADQFLRVTKQYLPHLARLCLISTFLEDGIRMWFQWSDQRDYIEVTWNSGYFLATCFVLINLLGQLGGCILILSRNFVQHACFGLFGIIALQTIGYSILWDIKFLMRNLALGGGLLLLLAESRSEGKSMFAGVPSMGESSPKQYMQLGGRILLVLMFMSLVHFDTSLLSILQNVVGTALIILVAIGFKTKLAALTLVVWLLAMNVYFNAFWNIPAYKPMHDFLKYDFFQTTSVIGGLLLVVALGPGGVSMDEKKKEW, from the exons ATGGGACAGGAAGATCTCATGAGCACGGCCGAAGACGTGGCAGACCAG TTCCTGCGGGTGACCAAACAATACCTGCCTCATCTGGCACGCCTGTGCCTTATTAGCACCTTCTTGGAAGATGGCATCCGCATGTGGTTCCAGTGGAGCGACCAGCGGGATTATATTGAGGTCACATGGAACTCTGGTTACTTCCTGGCGACCTGCTTTGTGCTTATTAATCTATTAGGCCAGCTAG GTGGCTGCATCCTTATCCTGAGTAGAAATTTTGTACAACATGCCTGTTTTGGATTATTTGGCATCATAGCGCTACAG ACTATTGGCTACAGCATTTTATGGGATATAAAGTTTTTGATGAG AAACCTGGCCCTGGGCGGTGGTCTCCTGCTGCTGCTGGCCGAGTCGCGCTCGGAAGGGAAGAGCATGTTTGCTGGAGTGCCGTCCATGGGCGAGAGTTCGCCCAAGCAGTACATGCAGCTGGGGGGCCGCATCCTGCTGGTTCTCATGTTCATGTCTCTTGTCCATTTTGACACAAGCCTTTTGTCC ATCCTGCAAAACGTGGTGGGCACCGCCCTCATCATTTTGGTGGCTATTGGCTTCAAGACCAAGCTGGCGGCGCTCACCCTGGTCGTGTGGCTGCTCGCCATGAACGTCTACTTCAACGCCTTCTGGAACATCCCCGCCTACAAGCCCATGCACGACTTCCTCAAGTACGACTTCTTCCAAACCACGTCTGTCATCGGCGGCTTGCTGTTGGTGGTGGCCCTCGGGCCTGGCGGTGTGTCCAtggacgagaaaaaaaaagagtggtaG
- the psmd5 gene encoding 26S proteasome non-ATPase regulatory subunit 5: protein MASTIESLLEAISDTEDPIEELQCLKTALSSIPASSLGDIVSGRRFEPIFSLLYSDEREQVELCVEILQHILMACSPLQVAQDYRVELQAGLEHPDSNVKILALTQVGRMGDDPDATVEILNSRNVMGSVIRSIEEENMTVAKQAIQALSRLSRSPTCLEKLFRGELLNVLKNVMTVSDIVRYRVYELVVDVATMGLDYLSFCQVILNDLIAELTGDDVLIRATAIEMLTILSRCGHGQKFLNDEGVIFKFSNMIKGADEDPFSYLYLPGLVKFFGNLAAARSPQKVCEDYPVFLNKVFAMASGPDPAMVGVALDTLGLLGSTVEGKQVLQKTGENFKSVLLRMSQLSTSGATELRVRCLEAFSQLLTLQPEQQTEDLLALTETWFCLLSKRPIDTIRDISTQPIPELHCGALQVFSAIAAQSWGQRMMVNTPGFMEFVLDRSTSRSKEAKDAKFELVGALLSSSTAMDVLGSHNIIALKGYQNEGPYHVSAVAAVDMEGA, encoded by the exons ATGGCGTCCACCATTGAGAGTTTGCTAGAAGCCATCTCCGACACAGAAGACCCGATTGAAGAGCTTCAATGTCTTAAAACTGCACTTTCATCCATACCCGCAAGCTCCTTGGGCGACATTGTTAGTGGACGTCGCTTCGAACCAATCTTTTCCTTGTTGTACTCAGATGAAAG GGAACAAGTGGAGCTGTGCGTGGAAATCCTCCAGCACATCTTAATGGCCTGCAGCCCCCTGCAGGTAGCTCAAGACTACAGAGTGGAGCTGCAAGCGGGTCTGGAGCACCCTGACAGCAACGTAAAAATCCTGGCTTTGACTCAG GTGGGGAGAATGGGAGATGACCCGGACGCCACCGTGGAAATCCTCAACAGCCGCAACGTTATGGGAAGTGTGATCCGCTCCATTGAGGAGGAAAACATGACGGTGGCCAAACAG GCCATTCAGGCTTTGTCCAGACTAAGTCGGTCACCAACCTGCTTGGAAAAACTGTTCCGGGGCGAATTGCTGAACGTTCTGAAGAATGTGATGACCGTGAGCGACATCGTCCGCTACAGAGTCTATGAG CTGGTTGTGGATGTGGCGACGATGGGCCTCGATTACCTCTCGTTCTGTCAGGTGATATTAAATGACCTCATCGCTGAACTGACGGGGGACGATGTTTTGATCAG GGCCACCGCCATTGAGATGTTGACCATTCTTTCCCGTTGTGGGCATGGTCAAAAGTTCTTAAATGATGAGGGCGTCATTTTCAAGTTTTCCAACATGATCAAAGGCGCCGACGAGGATCCTTTCTCCTATTTGTACCTCCCAG GTCTTGTGAAGTTCTTCGGCAACCTGGCCGCCGCACGCAGTCCACAGAAGGTTTGCGAGGACTACCCGGTGTTTCTAAACAAAGTTTTTGCGATGGCCTCGGGCCCAGATCCCGCTATGGTTGGTGTGGCTCTGGACACGTTGGGATTGCTGGGCTCCACAGTGGAAGGGAAGCAAGTTCTGCAGAAAACTG GTGAAAATTTTAAGTCGGTGTTGTTAAGGATGAGCCAGCTTTCGACCTCCGGCGCCACCGAGCTTCGAGTGCGCTGCTTGGAGGCCTTCTCGCAACTCCTTACACTCCAG CCAGAGCAGCAGACTGAAGACCTCCTGGCGCTGACCGAGACCTGGTTTTGCCTTCTATCCAAACGCCCCATTGACACGATTCGTGATATCAGCACTCAACCCATCCCAGAGCTGCACTGCGGCGCCCTGCAGGTTTTCTCT GCCATCGCCGCTCAGTCGTGGGGTCAGAGGATGATGGTGAACACGCCCGGTTTCATGGAATTCGTCCTGGATCGTTCCACGAGTCGAAGCAAGGAGGCCAAAGATGCCAAGTTTGAGCTGGTGGGCGCGCTCTTGAGTTCATCCACCGCCATGGATGTACTAGGCAGCCATAACATCATCGCACTTAAGGGCTACCAGAACGAAGGACCTTACCACGTGTCGGCGGTGGCCGCCGTCGACATGGAAGGAGCCTAG
- the timm10b gene encoding mitochondrial import inner membrane translocase subunit Tim10 B — protein MDQDQQLRNLRDFLLVYNRMTEICFQRCTRNFNYRNLTMDEEHCVDSCAGKLIRTNHRLMATYVQLMPRMMQRRMEEIEKKAAENAMQAEAAGSLAPEIPPAITPTPGPIESARTATDDVQVSPTDT, from the exons ATGGATCAAGATCAGCAACTGAGAAAC CTGCGAGATTTTCTTCTGGTCTACAACCGCATGACGGAGATCTGCTTCCAACGGTGCACCAGAAACTTCAACTACAGGAACCTCACCATGGATGAG GAGCACTGCGTGGACAGCTGTGCAGGGAAGCTAATTCGCACCAACCACCGTCTGATGGCCACCTACGTGCAGCTCATGCCCCGCATGATGCAGCGACGCATGGAAGAGATCGAGAAGAAGGCCGCCGAGAACGCCATGCAGGCGGAAGCCGCCGGCTCGCTCGCACCCGAAATCCCTCCCGCCATCACGCCGACGCCTGGACCAATAGAATCTGCGCGAACGGCAACTGACGATGTCCAAGTTTCACCGACGGACACGTGA